The following are encoded in a window of Kitasatospora fiedleri genomic DNA:
- a CDS encoding zinc-binding dehydrogenase, which produces MFAAYAARISPDDPLSALELGEVPEPEARPGWSVVTVRAATLNHHDLWSLRGVGLPAERLPMVLGCDAAGVDEDGNEVVIHSVVGQSGHGVGPHEPRSILTERYQGTFAQRVAVPTWNLLPKPAELSFEQAACLPTAWLTAYRMLFTNAGVKPGDTVLVQGAGGGVSTALVVLAKAAGLRVWVTGRDEAKRARAVELGADAAFESGARLPERVDAVMETVGAATWSHSVKSLRPGGTVVISGATSGPNPKAAELNRIFFLELKVVGSTMGTKEELAGLLALCAHTGVRPVIDSVLPLAGAREAFARLERGDVFGKLVLTP; this is translated from the coding sequence ATGTTCGCTGCCTACGCCGCCCGCATCAGTCCCGACGACCCGCTGAGCGCACTGGAACTGGGCGAGGTGCCCGAACCGGAGGCCCGCCCCGGCTGGAGCGTGGTGACGGTCCGGGCCGCCACGCTGAACCACCACGACCTGTGGTCGCTGCGCGGGGTGGGCCTGCCCGCCGAGCGGCTGCCGATGGTGCTGGGGTGCGACGCGGCGGGCGTCGACGAGGACGGCAACGAGGTGGTGATCCACTCGGTGGTCGGCCAGAGCGGCCACGGGGTGGGCCCGCACGAGCCGCGCTCGATCCTGACCGAGCGCTACCAGGGCACCTTCGCCCAGCGCGTCGCGGTGCCGACCTGGAACCTGCTGCCCAAGCCGGCGGAACTCAGCTTCGAACAGGCGGCCTGCCTGCCGACCGCCTGGCTGACCGCCTACCGGATGCTGTTCACCAACGCGGGCGTGAAGCCCGGCGACACGGTGCTGGTGCAGGGCGCCGGCGGCGGGGTGTCCACGGCGCTGGTGGTGCTGGCCAAGGCGGCCGGGCTGCGGGTGTGGGTCACCGGACGGGACGAGGCCAAGCGGGCCCGGGCGGTGGAGCTCGGCGCGGACGCGGCGTTCGAGAGCGGCGCCCGGCTGCCGGAGCGGGTGGACGCGGTGATGGAGACGGTCGGCGCGGCGACCTGGTCGCACTCGGTGAAGTCGCTGCGCCCGGGCGGCACCGTCGTGATCTCCGGGGCGACCAGCGGACCGAACCCGAAGGCCGCCGAACTGAACCGGATCTTCTTCCTGGAACTGAAGGTGGTCGGCTCGACCATGGGCACCAAGGAGGAACTGGCCGGCCTGCTGGCGCTGTGCGCCCACACCGGGGTGCGGCCGGTGATCGACTCGGTGCTGCCGCTGGCCGGGGCCCGGGAGGCGTTCGCCCGGCTGGAGCGCGGGGACGTGTTCGGCAAGCTGGTGCTCACCCCCTGA
- a CDS encoding PadR family transcriptional regulator: MTPVFGHGRLRLYLLKLLDESPRHGYEVIRLLEERFHGLYAPSAGTVYPRLAKLEAEGLVSHTTEGGRKVYRLTDQGRAELASRAAELTDLEAEIHDSVGQLAGAIRQDVRDNAKDLRAELWNQAAAEPGASSTGTPWRDQESWQRAKEEFARLKAETKEQARRAKEQEKAARQQAKAAEAESRRLREQSRAARTAAQQEALRLKRRIEEQVRAARTAAGGDWSAGLAEGLAELTRGLGSLADAARWGSPEEPSVRIDLDKDAPADATGPADAAGTAAAAELPDWARTDPDGDPARELERLLDRFRDHVRDTARDRGVDAARLARAQQALAAAARALYGR; the protein is encoded by the coding sequence ATGACACCGGTGTTCGGCCACGGGCGGCTGCGCCTCTACCTGTTGAAGCTGCTCGACGAGAGCCCCCGGCACGGCTACGAGGTGATCCGCCTGCTGGAGGAGCGCTTCCACGGCCTGTACGCGCCCTCCGCGGGCACCGTCTACCCCCGGCTGGCCAAGCTGGAGGCGGAGGGCCTGGTCAGCCACACCACCGAGGGCGGCCGCAAGGTCTACCGGCTCACCGACCAGGGCCGGGCCGAGCTCGCCTCCCGCGCGGCCGAGTTGACCGACCTGGAGGCCGAGATCCACGACTCGGTCGGCCAGCTCGCCGGAGCCATCCGGCAGGACGTCCGGGACAACGCCAAGGACCTGCGCGCCGAGCTGTGGAACCAGGCCGCCGCCGAACCCGGCGCCTCCTCGACCGGCACCCCCTGGCGCGACCAGGAGTCCTGGCAGCGGGCCAAGGAGGAGTTCGCCCGGCTCAAGGCCGAGACCAAGGAGCAGGCCCGGCGGGCCAAGGAGCAGGAGAAGGCCGCCCGGCAGCAGGCCAAGGCCGCCGAGGCCGAGTCCCGGCGGCTGCGCGAGCAGTCCAGGGCCGCCCGCACCGCCGCCCAGCAGGAGGCGCTGCGGCTCAAGCGCCGGATCGAGGAGCAGGTCCGGGCCGCCCGCACCGCCGCGGGCGGCGACTGGTCGGCCGGCCTGGCCGAGGGCCTGGCCGAACTCACCCGCGGCCTCGGCTCGTTGGCGGACGCCGCGCGCTGGGGCAGCCCCGAGGAGCCGTCCGTCCGGATCGACCTGGACAAGGACGCCCCGGCGGACGCGACCGGCCCGGCCGACGCCGCCGGCACCGCTGCCGCCGCCGAGCTGCCCGACTGGGCCCGCACCGACCCGGACGGCGACCCGGCCCGCGAGCTGGAGCGCCTGCTCGACCGGTTCCGCGACCACGTCCGGGACACCGCCCGCGACCGGGGCGTCGACGCCGCCCGGCTGGCCCGCGCCCAGCAGGCGCTGGCCGCCGCCGCCCGCGCCCTGTACGGGCGTTAG
- a CDS encoding DUF4097 family beta strand repeat-containing protein, with protein MTQWTVDSTQQIAFDESVHTLHVRVVDGTVNVVPTEGPARLEVARLEGEPLQVVLEDGVLTVTYKDLSWGEFGEAVKSVQTVKSFFSGLRRKRSADLTVAVPAAAVVRVGTVSADATISGIAGEVGVHGASGATTLAGLTGLVSANTVSGDVDAEGLSGQLKVNTVSGAVTLVAGSATKIRAHSVSGAVTLDLDAATPTDIGVNTVSGAVGVRLPALADAKVEAGTTSGTLSSAFAELSVGGGWGSKKLSGQLGTGRGRLAVTTVTGAVTVQRRPEAEEEHPAKELSAAPLDLTKES; from the coding sequence ATGACGCAGTGGACGGTAGACAGCACTCAGCAGATCGCCTTCGACGAGAGCGTGCACACCCTGCACGTGCGGGTCGTCGACGGCACCGTGAACGTGGTCCCCACCGAGGGGCCCGCCCGGCTGGAGGTGGCCCGGCTGGAGGGTGAGCCGCTCCAGGTCGTCCTGGAGGACGGCGTGCTCACCGTCACCTACAAGGACCTCAGCTGGGGCGAGTTCGGCGAGGCCGTGAAGTCGGTGCAGACGGTCAAGTCCTTCTTCTCCGGGCTGCGCCGCAAGCGCAGCGCCGACCTGACGGTCGCGGTCCCGGCCGCCGCCGTGGTCCGGGTCGGCACCGTCTCCGCCGACGCCACCATCTCCGGCATCGCGGGCGAGGTCGGCGTGCACGGCGCCAGCGGCGCCACCACGCTGGCCGGGCTGACCGGCCTGGTCAGCGCCAACACCGTCTCGGGGGACGTGGACGCCGAGGGCCTGTCCGGCCAGCTGAAGGTCAACACGGTCTCCGGCGCGGTCACCCTGGTGGCCGGCTCCGCGACGAAGATCCGCGCCCACTCGGTCTCCGGCGCCGTCACCCTGGACCTGGACGCCGCCACCCCCACCGACATCGGCGTGAACACCGTCTCCGGCGCGGTCGGCGTCCGGCTGCCCGCCCTCGCCGACGCCAAGGTCGAGGCCGGCACCACCAGCGGGACGCTCTCCAGCGCCTTCGCCGAGCTGAGCGTCGGCGGCGGCTGGGGCTCCAAGAAGCTCTCCGGCCAGCTCGGCACCGGCCGCGGCCGCCTCGCGGTGACCACCGTCACCGGCGCGGTCACCGTCCAGCGCCGCCCCGAGGCCGAGGAGGAGCACCCGGCCAAGGAACTGTCGGCGGCCCCGCTCGACCTGACCAAGGAGTCCTGA
- a CDS encoding DUF6104 family protein encodes MYFTDRGIEELESRRGEEEVTFEWLAERLREFVDLNPDFEVPVERLATWLARLDDEDDEE; translated from the coding sequence GTGTACTTCACCGACCGCGGCATCGAGGAGTTGGAGAGCCGGCGAGGCGAGGAGGAGGTCACCTTCGAGTGGCTGGCCGAGCGCCTGCGGGAGTTCGTGGACCTGAACCCGGACTTCGAGGTGCCGGTGGAGCGGCTGGCCACCTGGCTGGCCCGGCTGGACGACGAGGACGACGAGGAGTGA